The DNA region CTGTTCTACCGGACGCTGCGCCAGTTCGCTGATGCTGAGTTTTTGCAACAGATAATCGCACCAGTCATTCCATTTTTGCCCGAGCAGCGACAACGGAAACAGGACATTGTCATGTACATTCAGTGGTGTCAGCAGGTTGAATTGCTGGAAGATCACTCCCAGATGTTGGCGACGAAAACGGCTCCATTGTGGATCGTGCCAATGGCTGCAATCGGCACCTTGTAGCCACAGTTGACCACTGTCAGGATATTCAAAACCACCGATAATATTGAGTAGCGTACTCTTACCACTGCCGCTGGGGCCCGTAAGGGCTACGGTTTCAGCTGGGTGGATCAACAGATCAAGGCAATCTAGTACCCTATGGTACTGATCTCCATCATTAAACCCTTTACAGACCTGTGAGAGTTGCACCAGTGGTGGCTGGGGGACGATGGGCATTCTTTGTCCTTACAACAATTGCCAGTGGCGGCAAGCTATCCTTGGGCGCTAGTTTATCTGCTGAGGGCAAAACAGTTAAGTTAAAAACGATTATTAGCTGTGAGTCTGCGCACTAAAATTGAACGCGATTATTTATAAGAAAAAGCTGTTTTGTCATTGAGTTATTAGCGTTTTTACGCATCAAGTTGCTTGCGCAAATAGCCACTGGATGATTAAATAAATTCCGTTTGTCGCAGATGTGATGTGCCGTCTGTTGTCATCTGTAAAACACATCATCCCGTGGTAATGCGACCCAGCCAAGACAGGGAATTGCCAGATGCCTGAGTTAGCCTCTTTTCAAACGTTTCGCCACCGTATTATTTCGCATTTGGCATTGCCGCTTATCATCATGATGACCCTGCTATGTGGGATTGCTGGCTGGATTAACTATCAGGAAAAACAGCAAGCTTATTTTGCTGAATTGCGGGCAACCGCCCATAACGCCGCGCAGAAACTGCAATTTTCATTAAAGCTGGCGCAAGCTGACACGCAGACGTTGGCTTCCAGTCTCGACAATTTTGATGGTAAAAGTCGCGATATCCAGCCTAATTATCTCTACGCCATGCTGACGGAACGGCTGGAGCGTTATCCGCAGTTTTATGGTTCGGCCATTGCGTTTCGCAAGGGCTTTTTTGGTCATGACAAACGTTTTGCCCCCTATGCTTTTCGGCGCGATAACAGCATTGTCACCATGGATATTGGGATGGATGCTTATGACTATACCGATGGAAACTGGGCGTGGTGGAGTGAAGCGTTAAAACACCCTAACGGGGTATGGACGGCACCGTATTTTGATTCTGGTGCTGGCAATACCTTGATGATCACTTTTTCACAGCCTTTCGGCAATGAAGACAATTGGTTTGGGGTTGTCACTACCGATTTGGCGTTGTCATTATTGCCTCAGCGGCTTGGCGTCGCGGCGGATAAGCTACTGGTGGTGGATGACAACGGTATGCTGATCTATCGGCCTGGCGCCAGCATCACCGAACAGATCGCCCTGACAGACTGGTTGGCAAAAAATGCAACTGCCGATCTGCCATCCTTGGCGACCACGCAGATCCATGAAATGCAGCTGACGGACAGGAATAACGTTGCTTATCTAGCCAGTATTGCCCCTGTTGAGCCTTTAGGATGGCATGTGGTGGTGTTGACGCCGGAGCAGCACCTGTTAACTGCCGTATTAGGCGATTCTGCCTATCTGACATTTGTGTTGCTGGGGGTGATTTTGCTGTTGCTGATCAGCAGCTTATATACCGCCAGACGGCTGACTCAGCCACTGGAGCAGTTGGCTCAGGGCATCGAAGATTTCAGCCAGGGAAAACTCCTCCGCTTAACTCCGCCGACCCGCCGAACCGTTCAGGAAGTTGCCAGCCTCAGCAGAAAGTTCAACGAGTTGGCGGATGTCTTGCAACAGCGGGAACAAGCGTTACTGGATTCCCGTGGCAATCGGTTTGCTAGCCTGATTGATGGCATGAGCGACACGTCATTTTACTGCTCAATGGCGCCCGATGGTCAGTTAATCCAGGTGAGTGATGGGGTGGAAAAGGTGCTGGGCATCAATGCCGATACCCTGAAACGTAAATACCAGCGGTTGTTTTCCAGCAGTGCCATTAACGAGCAGAACTGGCAATACATGGAGCCAGGCATTGCAGGGGCAAAATGTACCACCACATCAGGTGGAGATGCAGGTCGCCAATGGGCAGTTGCGGCGTCTGGATGTATTTATGCAGCCGTTCATTGATGAACATGGACTGGTGGTGTCGGTGGAGATGCTGTTCAACGATGTCACCGAGCAGTTTTCTGCCGCTGCCTGGTCCAAGGCGGTGCTAGAAGCCGCCCCAGAAGCGATGCTGATCGTTGATGAAGATAGCCGCATAGTTTACAGCAACAGCCGCTGTCAGGAGTTGTTTGGTTATACCGCAGACGAAATGTTGGCATTATCAGTGGAAGATCTGATGCCGCCACAATTTCGTGAAGGTCACAAACGGCTCAATAACAACTTTGTTAACGGCGACAATAGCCGAACCATGGGCCTTGACCGAACATTCCCTGCGCAACGGGCGAACGGTAAGACCTTCCCGGCACAAATAGCATTGAGTCATTTACCTCTAGCCATTGATGGCAAGCGTCAAGCGGCAGCCTCTATCCGGGATATGACTGCGCAATTGGCGGTAGAGAAAAAATTCGTGACAGTGAAAGTCGCTTTCGTGGCCTTGTTGCCAACATCCCCGGCGCCATTTACCGCATCCGTATTGAAGGGGATTGGATCCTCGAATATATCAGTGATCATATCGCCGATATCAGTGGTTACCCCGCAGCTACCTTTATTGAAAACAAGCGTCGAGCCTACCGCACCATTATTGTGGAAGAGGATTTGCCTAAACGCGCTTATGCCATCAATGGCGCATTAGTTGAACAACGCCCAATTGATGTGGAATATCGTATTCGTCACCGGGATGGCAGCATCCGCTGGATCCATGAAAAAGCCAAGGCCACGTACGATGAACAAGGCGAGGCGCAGTGGTTTGATGGCAGTCTCAATGACATAACCGACAGCAAGTTGTCACAAGAGCGGTTGCGACAAT from Shewanella dokdonensis includes:
- a CDS encoding ABC transporter ATP-binding protein gives rise to the protein MPIVPQPPLVQLSQVCKGFNDGDQYHRVLDCLDLLIHPAETVALTGPSGSGKSTLLNIIGGFEYPDSGQLWLQGADCSHWHDPQWSRFRRQHLGVIFQQFNLLTPLNVHDNVLFPLSLLGQKWNDWCDYLLQKLSISELAQRPVEQLSGGQQQRVAIARALAHRPALLLADEPTGNLDADAAEEVMQLLCKLAADAGSAILMVTHSDSAAAHMQRRWHLQQGKVHE